In Amia ocellicauda isolate fAmiCal2 chromosome 7, fAmiCal2.hap1, whole genome shotgun sequence, the genomic window TAAGTGGGAATTTAATCCAGAAAATCTACAAATCCGACTTCTGGAACTTCTCGAGCTTGGATTTACTGCACCTGGGCAACAACCGGATATCATACGTGCAGGAGGGGGCTTTCATCCACCTGACCAATTTAAAAAGCCTCTACCTGAACGGGAACGACATCGAGAGACTGACCCCTGGCATGTTCAGAGGGCTGCAGTCTCTGAGTTATCTCTATTTTGAATATAACGTGATCAGGGAGATCCAGGCGGCGGCTTTCAGTTTGATGCCCAACCTGCAGCTGGTGTTTCTCAACGACAACCTGCTGCGGACGCTGCCAGCCGACGCGTTTGCGGGCACCTCCCTGGCACGGCTCAACCTGCGCAACAACTACTTCCTATACCTGCCGGTGAGCGGCGTGCTGGAGCACCTGAACTCCATCGTCCAGATCGACCTGCACCAGAACCCGTGGGATTGCACCTGCGACATCATCCCCCTCAAGCAGTGGCTGGAGAAGCTCAGCTCGGTCATAGTGGTGGGGGAGGTGATCTGTAAAACGCCCGAGTTTGTGTTTGGGAAGGAACTGAGGTCCCTGGACGCGGAGCTGCTGTGCCCCGAGTTGAAGTACTCTGCCGCATCACCTGCTCTGCCCGACGACATGATTTCCACCAGTAACGCCGGTCTGGGCCTTTCTCCGACAAGGGGCGCCATTCCCCTGTCAGTGCTCATCCTCAGCCTTTTAATCCTGTTCATCTCTGCCGTTTTCGTGGCTGCTGGACTTTGTGCTTTTGTGTTAAGGAGGCGTAAAAAACTGCCCTTCAGAAAGAGACAGGAGGTAGACCTGACTGGCATTCAAATGCAATGTCGGATTTTCGAGGACCGGCAAAACGCCTCCCCTGAAAAAGCGCCCGGGCACGTCTATGATTACATCCCCCATCCCGTGACGCAGATGTGCAACAACCCCATTTACAAACCACGGGAGGGGGAGATGGAGGAGCAGTTTGCAGAGACTAAAGAGAATAACACCAACTATAGGACTTTaatagagaaagaaaaggaatgGACCATGGCAGTGTCCAATTCCCAACTCAATACTATAGTTACTATCAATCAGTCAGGGGACATAGCAGGTTTTCACGAAAACGGGGTCCTGTGTCCCACTGtcatagacagagagagaccagCCCCCACGGTGGGCTTTGTGGACTGTCTCTATGGCACCGTGCCCAAATTAAAGGACTTGCACGCACACCCCCCAGGAATGCAATATCCTGATTTACAGCAAGACgccagactgaaagaaacactCCTTTTCACCGCAGGAAAGGGATTCCCTGACCAAACCCAAAGCGAATACCTCGAGTTAAGGGCCAAACTCCAAACCAAGCCGGATTACCTCGAAGTCCTAGAGAAGTCAACATATCGGTTCTAATGGcagagaatacatttttttcatagcccaaaaacagagaaaaaaaaaaagcagcatgATAAACATAACAGATAAGAAATATTTTCCCCAAGTTGCTTTGGAGGAAAGGCCATACTCAGATATTCAATGAAGTGCCTTTTACAGAGTAGCCAGCAATGTTctcaatcattatttttatactgaacagatgtgtgtgtgtgccgacGGAGGCATGGGAAGCTCTTAATTCTAGATCCGAGATGAAGCCTTCAGTTGGTAGACATCACTCGTGCTTGAATGTGCGAGAAACAGGATGTCTTATATATAGAAATGCCCAAGGCACAGTTTGTAGATGAATGCAGTTTGCTGCATGTATTAAACTGCAGGGGTGGGTattgctaaaaaaataaaataaataaaatcattaaaaaaaagatcatTCACTTAATAATGGAGATACTGCAACGCATTCTTGTTCAGTGTTctatttgattttatatattcaAGGACAAATGAGCTTCGTCTCAAGGACGCACCTAAAGatcaacatttgtgaatataataatatgacgCTCAAGATTTTATGGAGGTCAACGCACTTTCTTAAAAGCTTCTGGATATTATCACTAACAGCTTTGTAGGAAGcacttttaatgttttctctctctcacaaagatttgaaaaaaaaatgtgcatatATTTATTCTGTAATTTCAGTGAAAATTTAATTGTAAAGGTAATGTTACATCAATGTATAGTGATTATGCGTCTGGTATAGCCTTCTTAATAAAACCTCTTGAATCAAATAAAGGGtgctaaaatatatacaaatttgTGGCTAACATCGAAATCTTAAATATACCAAGGTGGGTAAAATGGAACATTTGGAAATATATATGTGACCATGTGATTTCGTATTTAATtatcatgtgtgtgtgagtgtgtgtatatatatatatatatatatatatatatatatatatatatatatatatatagtcaagTATGTGTGTAACAttcgtttattttgtttgactacaacataattaaaaaaaaaacacctttggGTTATGCTGGTGTACAATGCTATATGTTCAGTTTTGGGTGCAA contains:
- the slitrk3a gene encoding SLIT and NTRK-like protein 3 gives rise to the protein MLWITLLSTIALGWTTPIPLLEDSEEIDEPCFDPCYCEVKESLFHIHCDSKGFTNISQISQSWSRPFKLYLQRNSMRKLYFNTFLHLNNAVAINLGNNALQDIHAGAFNGLGILKRLYLHENKLEVFRNDTFMGLESLEYLQADYNVIKRIESGAFRNLHKLRVLILNDNLIPVLPNFLFRSVSLTHLDLRGNRLKMLPYRGTLEYIGRSIMEIQLEENPWSCICDIVQLKTWLERIPYTALVGEITCESPFHFHGKDLREIKRSELCPLLSDAEVEASLGIPRIPFNNEHTWPTKPSSMLSSYHNTASSVEYKTSDKAIRPTKRPKLQRMPPTPRSLYPGPNQPPIAAYQTRPPIPIICPTGCTCNLHINDLGLTVNCKDKGFHNISELLPRPVNAKKLYLSGNLIQKIYKSDFWNFSSLDLLHLGNNRISYVQEGAFIHLTNLKSLYLNGNDIERLTPGMFRGLQSLSYLYFEYNVIREIQAAAFSLMPNLQLVFLNDNLLRTLPADAFAGTSLARLNLRNNYFLYLPVSGVLEHLNSIVQIDLHQNPWDCTCDIIPLKQWLEKLSSVIVVGEVICKTPEFVFGKELRSLDAELLCPELKYSAASPALPDDMISTSNAGLGLSPTRGAIPLSVLILSLLILFISAVFVAAGLCAFVLRRRKKLPFRKRQEVDLTGIQMQCRIFEDRQNASPEKAPGHVYDYIPHPVTQMCNNPIYKPREGEMEEQFAETKENNTNYRTLIEKEKEWTMAVSNSQLNTIVTINQSGDIAGFHENGVLCPTVIDRERPAPTVGFVDCLYGTVPKLKDLHAHPPGMQYPDLQQDARLKETLLFTAGKGFPDQTQSEYLELRAKLQTKPDYLEVLEKSTYRF